A portion of the uncultured Draconibacterium sp. genome contains these proteins:
- a CDS encoding 3-oxoacyl-[acyl-carrier-protein] synthase III C-terminal domain-containing protein, producing MTVKQDIGLLKPNIIRYWFGHLKYCLKKYNLDPKDVDYVIPHVSSMFFYGKLAEGIEARGLVLGTHKWFTNLTEIGNIASASIFAALDELCKTEMLKTDDKILLLVPESGRFSYGTVLLTVK from the coding sequence ATGACCGTTAAGCAGGATATTGGCCTATTAAAACCAAATATTATCCGTTATTGGTTTGGCCACCTGAAATATTGTCTGAAAAAATACAACCTTGACCCAAAGGATGTAGATTATGTTATCCCTCATGTCTCATCAATGTTCTTTTACGGGAAGCTTGCTGAGGGAATTGAAGCAAGAGGATTGGTCCTGGGGACACACAAGTGGTTCACCAATCTTACTGAAATTGGAAATATCGCGTCTGCTTCCATTTTTGCTGCGTTGGATGAACTTTGCAAAACAGAAATGCTAAAAACAGATGATAAGATTTTATTACTGGTACCTGAAAGTGGACGTTTTTCTTATGGAACTGTTTTGTTGACTGTAAAATAG